The genomic window TAACAGCGAGACGATGATGGTCAGCGGGCCGCCGACGATAACGAAGTAAAACGTGTTGGCCAGCGCCTTCCAGAACAGCGGATCGCTCAGCAGTTGGGAGTAATTGCCGAACAAAATGAACCGAGCTCGCTGCAAATTTCCCAGCGAATAGATGTCGAAATCGGTGAAGCTCATCAGAAACGCCGCCGCCACAGGCAGAAAGAAAAAGATGAGCAGCGTTCCCAGGGCTGGGGCTAAGAAGAAATAGGGGGTGTAGATTTTTTTGTGCATAGTTAAATTTTTTCTCTTTTATAGAGATCCGCAAAATAGGATCAATTGTCATTTCGAGCGAACAGCGTGTGTAAAAACTCATATATTTCAGTCATTCCGAATGGAGCGAAGCGGAATGAGGAATCTAAAGCTTAAACGATACTAATGATTTGTACAGATTCCTCTCCGCCGATTGGCGGATCGAAATGACTTGTTTTGTCCAAAAATTTTCATTTTTACATAGCCAGGAGGCGATAACTCTGATTTGTCTGTCATAGTTCTTTTAAAAACAGATTCCTCACTCCTCCGTCCGCCAGTCGGCGGACGGATTCGTTCGGAATGACAATAATTTTTCAATTTTCAGAAATCGATATCTTCATGATCGGACGGCATCGCCTTTATGCGATGCAAGTGAAATCCAAAAGGTCTTCTTTCGGCAGATCACATTAAAAATTGATCTTCCGAAGGAAGGGATTTCACTCCTGATCGATCATATTCTTTGATAGTAGCCACTGCCGCTTTTCCAGAATCCGATCCACATCCCGATTCAAATTGGCTACCGCCTTTTCCAGGCTCACCCGACCAAAGATCACTTTCTCCAGATGTTCCTGGATTTTGACCGCCACCTGCTCCCATTCGGCAATCTTGGGAGTCGGAACCACATGTTCCAATTGCGTGTAGAACGCTGCCATCTCCCGATCCTGCCGAATGATATCAGCGTTCCAGGCGGATTTCACTGCAGGCAGGTCCAACGTCAATTTGAAAAATTCGACCTGGATCTCAGGCTGGGAGAGGAACTCGATCAACTTCCACGCCGCCGCAGATCGCTTTGAATTGTTGAAAATCACCAGGCTGGAACCGCCCGCAATGGAGTTGAAATTGGCGCTGGCAGGGATCAGCGCCGTGCTCCAGCGACCCGTCAATTCGGGATAGCGCTTGCGGATCTCGTTCACGTTCCAGGGGCCTGTGATCATCATGGCGAACAGCCCATCGGAGAAGCCCTGATAGATGTTGGATACCTCAGTCATGCTGCGGATGGCCAGGCTATCGTCAAAAAATTTAATATAAAACCGCAGTGCCTCCACTGTGGCCGAATCATCGAAGGCGCCATAGCAATCGTTGGTTTTCAACAATCGCCCGCCATTGGATAAAATCAGGATCACGGGCACGCCCCAATCATTATAAATCAGCGAGAAAAAAGCAGCATAGCGGCGCTGCTTCGATGAAGAGAGCTTCTTGATTTTGTAAGACAAGTCGAGCCATTCATCCCAGTTTTGGGGTGGCTGCTGAAAACCAGCCTGGGCTAAAATATCCTTTCGATAAAACAGCAATCGAGTGTCCACGTACCAGGGGATGCCGTATACG from candidate division KSB1 bacterium includes these protein-coding regions:
- a CDS encoding sugar ABC transporter substrate-binding protein; the encoded protein is YSHQDSFAKRAHQMNKCRSHRLPIFICLLLFCQLISCHRNPSDQTEITFWAMGAEGENVQPLIRQFEAQHPDIKVKVQSIPWGAAHEKLLTAVAGQSTPDICQLGNTWIPEFQAIGSLLELDSLIDHSAIVNKENYFEGIWNTNVIGKSVYGIPWYVDTRLLFYRKDILAQAGFQQPPQNWDEWLDLSYKIKKLSSSKQRRYAAFFSLIYNDWGVPVILILSNGGRLLKTNDCYGAFDDSATVEALRFYIKFFDDSLAIRSMTEVSNIYQGFSDGLFAMMITGPWNVNEIRKRYPELTGRWSTALIPASANFNSIAGGSSLVIFNNSKRSAAAWKLIEFLSQPEIQVEFFKLTLDLPAVKSAWNADIIRQDREMAAFYTQLEHVVPTPKIAEWEQVAVKIQEHLEKVIFGRVSLEKAVANLNRDVDRILEKRQWLLSKNMIDQE